One Desulfobulbus propionicus DSM 2032 DNA segment encodes these proteins:
- a CDS encoding CBS and ACT domain-containing protein, with the protein MFVKLWMTSNLLTVSSKQPIIEVEQLMRANRIRRVPVVDDGKLVGIISREDLYRAMPSIFDPSVSPENLDQASRIEAGSIMTRSPVTVDPSTPLEEAALLMRTHKFGSLLVMQDDHLVGIITETNIFDAFLEVLGAKKQGARIELKIDRKPAAFYAMMQVFKKCNMTILGITVFPDFSEEHQLVTLKVQGENVERLIDSLWDAGLQINRFHTEERETKE; encoded by the coding sequence ATGTTCGTCAAACTGTGGATGACCAGCAACCTTCTCACCGTCAGCAGCAAGCAGCCGATCATCGAGGTCGAGCAGCTGATGCGGGCCAACCGCATCCGCCGGGTGCCGGTGGTCGATGACGGCAAACTGGTCGGCATCATCAGCCGCGAGGACCTGTACCGGGCCATGCCCTCGATCTTCGACCCGAGCGTCAGCCCGGAAAACCTGGACCAGGCCAGCCGGATCGAGGCCGGATCGATCATGACCCGCTCTCCGGTCACCGTCGACCCCTCCACCCCGCTGGAGGAGGCGGCCCTGCTGATGCGCACCCACAAGTTCGGTTCGCTGCTGGTAATGCAGGACGACCACCTGGTGGGGATCATCACCGAAACCAACATCTTCGACGCCTTCCTCGAGGTGCTGGGCGCCAAGAAGCAGGGGGCGCGGATCGAACTCAAGATCGACCGCAAACCCGCCGCCTTCTACGCCATGATGCAGGTGTTCAAGAAATGCAACATGACCATCCTCGGCATCACCGTTTTTCCCGATTTTTCCGAGGAACATCAACTGGTCACCCTCAAGGTCCAGGGCGAGAACGTGGAGAGGCTGATCGACAGCCTGTGGGACGCGGGATTGCAGATCAACCGTTTTCATACCGAGGAACGGGAAACCAAGGAATAG
- a CDS encoding DUF2784 domain-containing protein translates to MPVFLPYPLLADMVLALHVAVAAFVVGGLALIVGGNLLGWRWVNGLWFRLSHLAAITVIAAQAWFGAACPLTTLERWLRSRAGEDVYGGGWLAHWLQRLLYYQGPDWVFILAYSLFGLAVTLAWWVFPPKPRP, encoded by the coding sequence ATGCCCGTTTTTCTGCCCTATCCGTTGCTGGCCGACATGGTGCTGGCGCTGCATGTCGCGGTCGCCGCTTTCGTGGTCGGCGGCCTGGCGCTGATCGTTGGCGGCAACCTGCTTGGCTGGCGCTGGGTCAATGGCCTGTGGTTCCGGCTGTCGCACCTGGCGGCGATCACGGTCATCGCCGCCCAGGCCTGGTTCGGCGCCGCCTGCCCGCTGACCACCTTGGAGAGGTGGCTGCGGTCTCGGGCGGGCGAGGATGTTTACGGCGGCGGTTGGCTCGCCCACTGGCTGCAGCGTCTGCTTTATTACCAGGGGCCGGACTGGGTCTTCATCCTGGCCTATTCCCTGTTCGGCCTGGCCGTGACCCTGGCCTGGTGGGTTTTCCCCCCAAAACCACGGCCCTGA
- a CDS encoding alpha-2-macroglobulin has product MKIPPLPAPLVVLLRGLRTILAILFGRIGWQPPPWLLWIGARCIRLGKRPLLAGTLLVALMAAAAGGWHGWHWYSHLPQPHTVDLEIEPPALTDYAKAPAAVAPLRVRFAESAAPLALVGKTVTSGVRLEPALAGTWRWLDDRTLEFRPDTDWPVDGGFTLSLAKREFLAPSVLLKAYQLPFRSAPFAVAVKTGELYQDPEDGSLKKLVATVDFSHPVDAPSLRDAIRLTLGAGLAFRDARKEPWTLTLDKTGLHAYIHSAPLAVPLESTPITLTLDKGIATVKGGNRSPQPIEQAVTVPGRYQLTFSNLEVRYVNSPQGEPQQVLMVDSSFPVSDEVIARHVHAWLLPERKDAHGWRLERFSEADLTDPLPLTLVPSAAPHNSHHSFIFRAPVKRQIFVRIDERVEAAGGYLSKEATPQILFTGEYPKVLKLLGDGALMSLRGERRIGFMAQGVPGVRVEVARLLPGQLHQIVDQNDNRFARPSVYADDFDRLVERMTYTREFGAIDPAKPLYDAVDLGAYLSDGGGRRGVFVLRLTPFDPSHPQREYSDYVHDGEDGDRRFLLVTDLGLISKRTLDGGQEVFVQSIASGLPVAGAKVEVVGRNGLAVAEGSTDPSGHVRFAQMNELKREKTPIMVVASQGNDLSFLPLGRDEHQVDFSRFDIGGAVNEDSPEQITANLFTDRGLYRPGETVHIGAILRPADWKTPIEGMPVEIEITDPKGLVAWNQRRACTASGFDGVDFASSGAAPSGEYTVSLYLVHNNRRAAFINSATFTVREFEPDRMKVELRLAEAPTAGWLRPDMVTPLVKARHLFGADASDRRVTARMRLSPALPAFKPFPQYRFHVEEVFKEGVDEALAATRTSADGEAMLAPNLQRFAQATYRLRLTARVFEAEGGRGVAAEQETLVSAAPYLIGVHSPDPLEYVTKGAARTCRWLAVNPALEPVPVDGLTLALVEYRHVSVLVKQPSGTYKYESRRKEVLRHAAPIALAKEGTELALPTAEPGDFAYEIRDPKGTVLNRIGWTVAGAANLSRSLERNAELQIKLDKTSYAPGETIQISLRAPYTGAGLITIERDRVYAHRWFKAETSSSVQTITVPRDLEGNGYVNVQFVRDPNSSEVFMSPLSSGVAPFGVSLEARRLPLALSAPELIKPGQELTMRLTPGEASRAVVFAVDEGILQVARYKTPDPLGRFFQKRMLDVQTSQILSLILPEYSRLLAAAAPGGDGEEAIGSHLNPFKRKRQGPVAYWSGVVDVPATGRTFSYTVPEGFNGRLRIMAVAVTRERIGVAESGAEIRGPWVLTPNIPAFVAPGDQFTVSTGAFNNQRTVGRLDLRLETGPGLRVVGEPRQQIEAAPNREGVATFRLQATDTLGSAELVFVGDSPEGMTRISETLSVRPATPYRTALRAGLFTEAAFSLQPQRDLFAEHRTVHVGVEHSPLAWAQGLRTYLAQYPYSCTEQLLSRAMPPLVMATPEELARPGFKPLADAFALLRQRQNEAGGFGQWATNLEVQPEISVYAGDFLLEASERGAAVPRDLETQSRAYLERIAHGPVEGLEELRTKARAIYLLTRTGTVTSTALAAAMEQLERHHRDTWRADLTAAYLAASQALLKKDRDAKQLIAGVPWKTLAPSAEASFALFSDPLCHDAELLTLLARHFPDRLAALPPDLLPALGRELSADHYHSLSAALLIRAFDLYGQATVPTSGPFHIEAGLADGSSQPLPLMGRPPLAEIPVNWAKVIVRKENARLPAFYQLTEAGFDRNPPEAALRQGIEIRRDYLNGAGEPLTQVKVGEEFTVRLQLRATERDRLGEIAIVDLLPGGVEPVVSLAAEPMEEVIEGEENGGREDDAEPLSAGMVKLGWEPSFVDTRDDRVVLYAGLSRDVATFDYRVRATNAGTFRTPPPYAEGMYERGLQGRGEGGTLIIVEP; this is encoded by the coding sequence ATGAAGATCCCCCCTCTGCCCGCTCCCCTAGTTGTTCTCCTGCGCGGCCTGCGCACAATTCTTGCCATCCTGTTCGGCCGCATCGGCTGGCAGCCGCCGCCGTGGCTGCTGTGGATCGGCGCACGATGCATCCGACTTGGCAAGCGACCGCTGCTGGCCGGAACGCTGTTGGTGGCCCTGATGGCCGCGGCGGCCGGCGGCTGGCATGGCTGGCATTGGTACAGCCATCTCCCCCAGCCCCATACCGTTGACCTGGAAATCGAACCGCCGGCCCTCACCGACTACGCCAAGGCCCCGGCAGCCGTCGCGCCGCTGCGTGTCCGGTTCGCCGAATCCGCCGCGCCGCTGGCCCTGGTGGGCAAAACGGTGACTTCTGGCGTGCGGCTGGAACCGGCCCTGGCCGGAACCTGGCGCTGGCTCGACGACCGCACCCTGGAATTCCGGCCCGATACCGACTGGCCGGTGGATGGCGGCTTCACCCTTTCCTTGGCCAAGCGGGAGTTCCTCGCCCCGAGCGTGCTGCTCAAGGCCTACCAGCTGCCCTTCCGCAGCGCGCCCTTTGCGGTGGCGGTCAAGACGGGGGAACTGTACCAGGATCCGGAGGACGGCTCGCTCAAGAAGCTGGTGGCCACGGTGGATTTTTCCCATCCGGTCGACGCGCCCAGCCTGCGCGACGCCATCCGTCTCACCCTGGGGGCGGGCCTCGCCTTTCGCGACGCGCGCAAGGAGCCCTGGACCCTGACCCTGGACAAGACCGGGCTGCATGCCTACATCCATTCGGCGCCGCTGGCCGTGCCCCTGGAATCCACTCCGATCACCCTGACCCTGGACAAGGGCATCGCCACGGTCAAGGGCGGCAACCGCAGCCCGCAGCCGATCGAGCAGGCGGTGACCGTGCCCGGCCGCTACCAGCTGACCTTCTCCAACCTGGAGGTGCGCTACGTCAACAGCCCCCAGGGCGAACCCCAGCAGGTGCTGATGGTGGACAGCTCCTTTCCGGTGAGCGACGAGGTCATCGCCCGCCATGTACATGCCTGGCTGCTGCCAGAGCGAAAGGACGCCCACGGCTGGCGGCTGGAACGCTTCAGCGAAGCCGACCTCACGGATCCCCTGCCCCTGACCCTGGTGCCCAGCGCGGCACCGCACAACAGCCACCACAGCTTCATCTTCCGTGCCCCGGTCAAGCGGCAGATCTTCGTCAGGATCGACGAACGGGTGGAGGCGGCCGGCGGCTACCTGTCCAAGGAAGCGACACCCCAGATCCTGTTCACCGGCGAGTACCCCAAGGTGCTCAAACTGTTGGGCGACGGAGCGCTGATGAGTTTGCGCGGCGAACGGCGGATCGGTTTCATGGCCCAGGGCGTGCCGGGTGTCCGGGTGGAGGTGGCCCGTCTGCTCCCCGGCCAGCTGCACCAAATCGTGGATCAGAATGACAACCGGTTTGCCCGCCCCTCGGTCTATGCGGACGATTTCGACCGACTGGTGGAACGGATGACCTACACCCGCGAGTTCGGCGCCATCGATCCGGCCAAGCCCCTGTACGACGCGGTCGACCTCGGGGCCTACCTCAGTGACGGAGGAGGCCGGCGCGGAGTGTTCGTCCTCCGCCTGACCCCCTTTGATCCCAGCCATCCCCAGCGCGAATACAGCGACTATGTCCACGATGGGGAAGACGGCGACCGCCGCTTCCTGCTGGTGACCGACTTGGGCCTGATCAGCAAGCGCACCCTGGACGGCGGCCAGGAGGTCTTTGTCCAGTCGATTGCCAGCGGCTTGCCGGTGGCGGGCGCCAAGGTCGAGGTGGTGGGCCGCAACGGCCTGGCCGTGGCCGAAGGATCCACCGATCCAAGCGGCCATGTCCGGTTCGCGCAGATGAACGAGCTCAAGCGGGAGAAAACGCCGATCATGGTGGTCGCCTCCCAGGGCAACGACCTCTCTTTCCTGCCCCTGGGCCGCGACGAGCACCAGGTGGATTTTTCCCGTTTCGACATCGGTGGCGCGGTCAACGAAGACAGCCCGGAGCAGATCACCGCCAACCTGTTCACCGATCGCGGCCTCTACCGGCCGGGAGAAACGGTCCACATCGGCGCCATCCTCCGGCCGGCGGACTGGAAGACGCCCATCGAGGGCATGCCGGTGGAGATCGAAATCACCGATCCCAAGGGGCTGGTGGCCTGGAATCAGCGGCGTGCCTGCACGGCCAGCGGCTTTGACGGGGTCGATTTTGCCAGCAGCGGCGCCGCGCCCAGCGGCGAGTACACGGTTTCGCTTTATCTGGTGCACAACAACCGCCGGGCCGCATTCATCAACAGCGCTACTTTCACCGTCCGCGAATTCGAGCCGGATCGGATGAAGGTGGAGCTCCGATTGGCCGAAGCGCCCACCGCCGGCTGGCTGCGGCCGGACATGGTCACCCCCCTGGTCAAGGCCCGTCACCTGTTCGGCGCCGATGCCTCGGATCGCCGGGTCACGGCCCGCATGCGCCTTTCCCCGGCCCTGCCCGCCTTCAAGCCCTTCCCGCAGTACCGCTTCCATGTCGAGGAGGTGTTCAAGGAGGGGGTGGATGAAGCCCTGGCCGCGACCAGGACCTCGGCTGACGGCGAGGCCATGCTAGCCCCCAACCTGCAGCGTTTTGCCCAGGCCACCTATCGCCTCCGCCTGACCGCCCGGGTCTTCGAGGCCGAGGGCGGCCGGGGCGTGGCCGCCGAACAGGAAACCCTGGTGTCCGCCGCGCCCTATCTGATCGGGGTGCACAGCCCCGACCCGCTGGAGTATGTAACCAAGGGAGCGGCCCGCACCTGCCGCTGGCTGGCGGTGAACCCCGCCCTCGAACCGGTGCCGGTGGATGGACTAACCCTGGCCCTGGTCGAATACCGGCACGTGTCGGTGCTGGTCAAGCAGCCAAGCGGCACCTATAAGTACGAATCGCGGCGCAAGGAGGTGTTGCGCCATGCCGCGCCGATCGCCCTCGCCAAGGAAGGGACCGAGCTTGCCCTGCCCACGGCCGAGCCCGGTGATTTTGCCTACGAAATTCGCGACCCCAAGGGCACGGTGCTCAACCGCATCGGCTGGACCGTGGCCGGCGCCGCCAACCTCAGCCGATCGCTGGAACGCAACGCCGAACTGCAGATCAAGCTAGATAAAACGAGCTACGCACCGGGCGAGACCATCCAGATCAGCCTGCGCGCTCCTTACACCGGCGCCGGTCTGATCACCATCGAACGGGACCGGGTTTACGCCCATCGCTGGTTCAAGGCCGAGACCAGCAGCAGCGTGCAGACCATCACCGTGCCCCGGGATCTGGAGGGCAACGGTTATGTCAACGTCCAGTTCGTGCGCGACCCCAACTCGTCCGAAGTGTTCATGAGCCCGCTCTCCTCCGGAGTGGCGCCGTTCGGCGTTTCCCTGGAGGCGCGCCGGCTGCCGCTCGCCCTCAGCGCGCCGGAGCTGATCAAGCCCGGCCAGGAGCTGACCATGCGGCTGACTCCCGGCGAGGCGTCCCGAGCGGTGGTCTTTGCCGTGGACGAAGGCATTCTCCAGGTGGCCCGCTACAAGACGCCGGATCCGCTCGGCCGCTTTTTTCAGAAGCGGATGCTCGATGTGCAGACCTCGCAGATCCTCAGCCTGATCCTGCCCGAATACAGCCGGCTGCTGGCCGCGGCGGCGCCCGGCGGCGACGGCGAGGAGGCGATCGGTTCCCATCTTAATCCGTTCAAACGCAAGCGACAGGGTCCGGTGGCCTATTGGTCCGGAGTGGTGGACGTGCCCGCCACCGGCCGAACCTTCAGCTACACCGTGCCGGAGGGGTTCAATGGCCGGCTGCGGATCATGGCGGTGGCGGTTACCCGGGAACGGATCGGCGTTGCCGAAAGCGGCGCCGAGATACGCGGTCCGTGGGTGCTGACCCCCAACATCCCAGCCTTTGTCGCCCCGGGCGACCAGTTCACCGTCAGCACCGGCGCCTTCAACAACCAACGGACAGTCGGCCGGCTCGACCTGCGCCTGGAAACCGGACCGGGTCTGCGGGTGGTGGGTGAGCCCCGCCAACAGATCGAGGCGGCCCCCAACCGGGAAGGGGTCGCCACCTTCCGGCTCCAGGCCACCGACACGCTGGGCTCGGCGGAACTGGTCTTTGTCGGCGACAGTCCCGAGGGCATGACCCGGATCAGCGAAACCCTCTCGGTGCGTCCGGCCACGCCCTACCGGACAGCCCTGCGGGCCGGGCTGTTCACCGAGGCGGCCTTCAGCCTCCAGCCGCAGCGCGATCTGTTTGCCGAACACCGCACCGTCCATGTGGGCGTGGAGCATTCGCCCCTGGCCTGGGCGCAGGGACTGCGCACCTATTTGGCGCAGTATCCTTACAGCTGCACCGAACAGCTGCTGTCCAGGGCCATGCCCCCGCTGGTCATGGCCACGCCGGAGGAACTAGCCCGGCCCGGCTTCAAGCCCCTTGCCGACGCCTTTGCCCTCCTCCGCCAGCGGCAGAACGAAGCCGGCGGTTTTGGCCAATGGGCGACCAATCTGGAGGTGCAACCGGAGATCTCGGTCTATGCCGGGGATTTCCTCCTCGAGGCCAGCGAGCGCGGCGCGGCCGTGCCCCGGGACCTGGAGACACAGAGCCGCGCCTATCTGGAGCGGATCGCCCACGGGCCGGTGGAAGGGCTGGAGGAACTGCGGACCAAGGCCCGGGCCATCTATCTGCTCACCCGCACCGGCACGGTCACCAGTACGGCCCTGGCGGCGGCCATGGAGCAATTGGAGCGGCATCATCGCGATACCTGGCGCGCCGACCTGACCGCGGCCTACCTGGCCGCCAGTCAGGCCCTGCTCAAAAAGGATCGCGATGCCAAACAGTTGATCGCCGGGGTGCCCTGGAAGACACTGGCCCCGTCCGCCGAGGCGTCGTTTGCCCTATTCAGCGATCCGCTCTGCCACGACGCGGAACTGCTGACCCTGCTGGCCCGCCATTTTCCCGATCGGCTGGCCGCGCTGCCGCCGGATCTGTTGCCGGCCCTGGGACGGGAGCTGTCGGCCGACCACTACCACTCGCTGTCCGCGGCCCTGCTGATCCGCGCCTTTGACCTCTATGGCCAGGCGACCGTGCCCACAAGCGGTCCGTTCCACATCGAGGCCGGCCTGGCCGACGGTTCCAGCCAACCGCTGCCCCTGATGGGCCGGCCGCCGCTGGCCGAAATTCCCGTCAACTGGGCCAAGGTGATCGTGCGCAAGGAAAACGCGCGGCTGCCGGCCTTCTACCAGTTGACCGAGGCCGGATTCGACCGCAATCCGCCGGAGGCAGCCCTGCGGCAGGGCATCGAGATCCGGCGCGACTATCTGAACGGCGCCGGCGAGCCGCTGACTCAGGTCAAGGTGGGCGAGGAGTTCACCGTGCGGTTGCAGCTGCGGGCCACAGAGCGGGACCGGCTTGGCGAGATCGCCATCGTCGATCTGCTGCCGGGCGGCGTGGAACCGGTGGTCAGCCTTGCGGCCGAACCCATGGAAGAGGTCATCGAAGGCGAGGAGAATGGCGGCCGGGAGGACGATGCCGAGCCCCTTTCCGCCGGCATGGTCAAGCTCGGCTGGGAGCCCTCGTTCGTCGATACCCGCGATGACCGGGTGGTACTCTACGCCGGGCTGTCGCGCGATGTCGCCACCTTTGACT
- a CDS encoding flagellar assembly protein A, which translates to MNRSPIFLHISTDKLRATLLPTASTEEAVTLDSGAALSQLLDDRGIVHGLDHQALARAATCIDRDEPLTEPLLVAQGTPPTPGYRGLQPCFRPVPLTVEQAGEEGQTIRVQLLLVPLVGPGEAVADAGPSSPAVPGKNIFGEKIPCPVPGEQTIVAGNNTVLSADGQQLTATVWGYPSFAAARKGAAEQVKLGVDRLIQATPDRMQALLRLRPAPPGHDLPDQATVLRVLDEEGIVYGRLPQAISQCLELCRGQQRPQTTVIALGLLPVKGSDAWLRFAIEVGPLPGKVMGNGEIDYRERNMFIGVNKDQLIAVRVPPSPGSPGRDIFGAPVAQTPGKDLALKVTDDASFDPESGEIRASRAGVLSMVSEGSVKVCSRQIISRDVDFTTGNIVSRDALEIRGSVRPKFRVNALGDILIRGNIEKAQIRSDSNVVVKAGMVGDHAVIRSRGDVDIQFLENGRIFAGGSILVRRSGYYCRMHAGANLHSEPAARFIASQLVAAGSITVGTVGSDNADPSLLAAAVSPEQLQRFFELRRTLAAQTEAIAALQQLVGPEADSEELEELLAEHEESRQQFASLNLIVPKDREPEDQGLSHALACTIVVRGKVFAGTEIRIGNSRTVLGATLSNVCFRLRDQIPAGADKRDILFLANKK; encoded by the coding sequence GTGAACCGCTCGCCCATCTTTCTCCACATCAGCACCGATAAACTCCGGGCCACCCTTCTGCCAACGGCATCAACGGAAGAGGCGGTGACGCTCGACAGCGGTGCGGCCCTGTCTCAACTGCTCGACGACCGGGGCATTGTCCATGGGTTGGACCACCAGGCCCTGGCCCGCGCCGCGACCTGCATCGACCGGGATGAACCCTTGACCGAACCGCTGCTCGTTGCCCAGGGCACGCCGCCGACCCCAGGCTACCGAGGGTTGCAGCCATGCTTTCGGCCCGTCCCATTGACCGTCGAACAAGCCGGCGAGGAGGGGCAGACGATCCGGGTGCAGCTGCTCCTTGTCCCCCTAGTTGGACCGGGGGAAGCGGTGGCGGATGCCGGGCCGTCATCCCCGGCCGTCCCCGGCAAGAACATCTTTGGCGAGAAAATTCCCTGCCCGGTTCCGGGCGAGCAGACCATCGTTGCCGGCAACAACACCGTCTTGAGCGCCGACGGCCAGCAGCTGACGGCCACGGTCTGGGGGTATCCGTCCTTCGCCGCCGCCCGCAAGGGCGCAGCCGAACAGGTGAAGCTCGGCGTTGACCGCCTGATCCAGGCCACTCCGGACCGAATGCAGGCGCTGCTCCGCCTCAGGCCCGCTCCACCGGGCCACGATCTGCCCGACCAGGCCACAGTCCTCCGCGTCCTCGACGAGGAAGGGATCGTCTATGGCCGCCTGCCCCAGGCCATCAGCCAGTGCCTGGAATTGTGCCGCGGCCAGCAGCGGCCGCAAACCACGGTCATCGCCCTGGGGCTGCTGCCGGTCAAGGGCAGCGACGCCTGGCTGCGGTTCGCCATCGAGGTCGGCCCGCTGCCGGGCAAGGTCATGGGCAACGGCGAGATCGACTACCGCGAGCGCAACATGTTCATCGGCGTCAACAAGGATCAGCTGATCGCCGTCCGCGTGCCCCCCTCCCCCGGTTCTCCGGGACGCGACATCTTCGGTGCTCCGGTCGCCCAGACGCCGGGCAAGGATCTGGCCCTCAAGGTCACCGATGACGCCTCCTTCGACCCGGAAAGCGGCGAGATCCGGGCCAGCCGCGCGGGGGTGCTCTCCATGGTTTCCGAAGGTTCGGTCAAGGTCTGTTCGCGCCAGATCATCTCCCGCGACGTCGATTTCACCACCGGCAACATCGTCTCCCGCGATGCCCTGGAAATCAGGGGGTCGGTGCGGCCGAAGTTCCGGGTCAACGCCCTGGGCGACATCCTCATCCGAGGCAACATCGAAAAGGCGCAGATCCGTTCGGACAGCAACGTGGTGGTCAAGGCCGGGATGGTGGGCGATCACGCGGTGATCCGCAGCCGGGGCGACGTGGACATCCAGTTCCTGGAAAACGGACGGATCTTTGCCGGCGGCTCGATCCTAGTGCGCCGCAGCGGCTACTACTGCCGCATGCACGCCGGCGCCAACCTGCACAGCGAACCGGCCGCGCGGTTCATCGCCTCGCAGCTGGTGGCCGCCGGCTCGATAACCGTGGGCACCGTGGGGTCGGACAATGCCGATCCCTCCCTGCTGGCCGCCGCGGTCTCGCCGGAGCAGCTGCAGCGTTTCTTCGAGTTGCGGCGCACCCTGGCCGCCCAGACCGAGGCCATCGCCGCCCTGCAACAGCTGGTCGGCCCGGAAGCCGACAGCGAGGAACTCGAGGAACTGCTGGCCGAGCATGAAGAGAGCCGCCAGCAGTTCGCCAGCCTCAACCTGATTGTCCCCAAGGACCGGGAGCCCGAGGATCAGGGACTATCCCACGCCTTGGCATGCACCATCGTGGTACGCGGCAAGGTGTTCGCCGGTACCGAGATCCGCATCGGCAACAGCCGCACCGTGCTGGGCGCGACCCTGAGCAACGTCTGCTTTCGTCTGCGCGACCAGATCCCGGCCGGAGCCGACAAGCGCGATATTCTCTTCCTTGCCAACAAAAAATAA
- a CDS encoding helicase HerA-like domain-containing protein — translation MDRILIGAGNRPVHLLARYGNRHGLIAGATGTGKTISLLVLAEGFSRMGVPVFMADVKGDVAGLAMPGTASEKLRERAARIGVEGYANEASPVVFWDLFGAAGHPVRATVSEIGPSLLARILELSDTQAGVLEIVFRLADDQGLLLLDLDDLRALLAFTANNRQQISTRYGLVSTQSVAAIQRALLSLEREGGAAFFGEPALDLNDLLRTDLGGRGVISILSADQLILKPRLYASVLLWLLSELFEQLPEVGDLDRPRLVFFFDEAHLLFADAPPVLRQRVEQVVRLIRSKGVGVYFCSQFPDDLPAEILGQMGNRIQHALRAYTPRDQKAVKTAAETFAANPELDVAQAIAQMEVGEALVSTLQEKGVPLPVERALICPPRCRMGAITPEERTTVRGRSPLGAKYDTPVNRESAYEILNRRTLERTPADTAAGQPETGKPAATGGGVLDELLWGSKRRQGMVETLAKQAVRTIGSQVGRQIVRGILGSILGRR, via the coding sequence ATGGACCGAATATTGATCGGCGCGGGCAACCGGCCCGTCCACCTGCTGGCCCGCTACGGCAACCGCCACGGCCTGATCGCCGGCGCCACCGGCACCGGCAAGACCATCTCCCTGCTGGTCTTGGCCGAGGGGTTCTCCCGCATGGGCGTGCCGGTATTCATGGCCGACGTCAAGGGCGATGTCGCCGGCTTGGCGATGCCGGGCACGGCCAGCGAGAAACTGCGGGAACGCGCCGCCCGGATCGGGGTCGAGGGCTATGCCAACGAAGCCAGTCCGGTGGTGTTCTGGGATCTGTTCGGCGCTGCCGGCCATCCGGTCCGCGCCACGGTCAGCGAAATCGGTCCGAGCCTGCTGGCCCGCATCCTGGAGTTGAGCGACACCCAGGCCGGGGTGCTGGAGATCGTGTTCAGGCTGGCCGACGACCAGGGCTTGCTGCTGCTCGACCTCGACGACCTGCGCGCCCTGCTGGCCTTCACCGCCAACAACCGCCAGCAGATCTCAACCCGCTACGGTCTGGTGAGCACCCAGTCGGTGGCCGCCATCCAGCGCGCCCTGCTGTCGCTGGAACGGGAAGGCGGCGCGGCCTTTTTCGGCGAGCCGGCCCTGGACCTGAACGACCTGCTGCGCACCGACCTCGGCGGCCGGGGCGTGATCAGCATCCTCTCGGCCGATCAGTTGATCCTCAAACCGCGCCTCTATGCAAGCGTTCTCCTCTGGCTGTTGTCGGAGCTGTTCGAACAGCTGCCCGAGGTGGGCGATCTCGACCGGCCCCGGCTGGTCTTTTTCTTCGACGAGGCCCACCTGTTGTTTGCCGACGCGCCGCCGGTACTGCGCCAGCGGGTGGAACAGGTGGTCCGGCTGATCCGCTCCAAGGGAGTGGGCGTCTATTTCTGTTCCCAATTTCCCGACGACCTGCCCGCCGAGATCCTTGGCCAAATGGGCAACCGCATCCAGCACGCGTTGCGGGCCTACACCCCGCGCGATCAGAAGGCGGTGAAAACCGCCGCCGAAACCTTTGCCGCTAATCCGGAACTCGACGTGGCTCAGGCCATTGCCCAGATGGAGGTGGGCGAGGCATTGGTGTCCACCCTCCAGGAAAAAGGCGTGCCCCTGCCGGTGGAACGCGCCCTGATCTGCCCGCCGCGCTGCCGAATGGGCGCCATTACCCCGGAAGAGCGGACCACGGTGCGCGGCCGCAGTCCACTCGGTGCCAAGTACGACACGCCGGTCAATCGCGAGTCAGCCTACGAGATCCTCAACCGGCGCACCCTGGAACGAACACCGGCCGACACGGCGGCAGGACAGCCGGAAACGGGAAAGCCGGCGGCAACCGGAGGCGGTGTGCTCGACGAACTGCTCTGGGGCAGCAAGCGCCGCCAGGGCATGGTCGAGACCCTGGCCAAGCAGGCGGTACGAACCATTGGCAGTCAGGTCGGCCGACAGATCGTGCGCGGCATCCTCGGCAGCATCCTCGGCCGCCGGTAA
- a CDS encoding GNAT family N-acetyltransferase, with product MKIRPLAPDTQAKAAALLHHAFAPSTYEVRLFDALHANGRQMVEWVCLHRDAVIAYIGFTRAYRGQQAIGLHLGPLAVQPRVQGQGIGSELLRFALRQERIKGQPIFALGCPRFFRAFGFVPCTEPLCPLTRDTGQFLVLGNTSADRYTVGYEPEFTTVKKRQR from the coding sequence ATGAAAATCCGTCCCCTTGCTCCGGACACCCAGGCCAAGGCCGCCGCCCTGCTCCACCATGCCTTTGCCCCCAGCACCTACGAGGTGCGGCTGTTTGACGCCCTCCATGCCAACGGGCGGCAGATGGTTGAATGGGTCTGTCTGCACCGCGACGCGGTCATCGCCTATATCGGCTTCACCCGCGCCTACCGCGGCCAACAGGCGATCGGCCTGCATCTGGGACCGCTGGCGGTACAGCCGCGAGTGCAGGGCCAGGGCATCGGCTCGGAGCTGCTCCGCTTCGCCCTGCGCCAGGAACGGATCAAGGGACAACCGATCTTTGCCCTTGGCTGCCCCCGGTTTTTCCGCGCGTTCGGTTTCGTCCCCTGCACGGAGCCACTCTGCCCCTTGACCCGGGACACCGGCCAATTCCTTGTCCTGGGCAACACCTCCGCGGACCGATATACCGTGGGCTACGAGCCGGAGTTCACCACGGTCAAAAAACGACAACGGTGA